In the Candidatus Woesearchaeota archaeon genome, one interval contains:
- a CDS encoding CDP-alcohol phosphatidyltransferase family protein, which translates to MVEKLSVLKKITKKKHGPYDKAPLDVLLIYMPIADYFTKLFLHLRFSANFVTFLMLILSAVAGILFAFPSHKNWILGAICIQFFFMFDNVDGNIARYRNTCSKSGHFLDLIHHVTAFPLIFIGLGVGLWVKTGSIFFLYLGFSNSFFFHVQQGTRAAYKEILKLDESNCNQLLRTKSKFIRILKHLTFGDYFTVMGGLILVGALLNTLSWFHIILGVLLPIRWVISSSILCNLLKKVN; encoded by the coding sequence ATGGTAGAAAAATTATCTGTATTAAAAAAAATTACTAAAAAAAAACATGGGCCTTATGATAAAGCGCCGTTAGATGTTCTTTTGATTTATATGCCTATTGCAGATTATTTTACTAAACTTTTTTTACATTTAAGATTTAGTGCTAATTTCGTTACTTTTTTAATGTTAATTTTATCTGCGGTTGCAGGCATTCTTTTTGCATTTCCATCACACAAAAACTGGATTTTAGGTGCAATTTGTATTCAATTTTTTTTTATGTTTGATAATGTTGATGGCAATATAGCAAGATATAGGAATACTTGTTCCAAATCAGGACATTTTTTGGATTTAATTCATCATGTAACTGCATTTCCTTTAATTTTTATTGGATTGGGGGTGGGTTTATGGGTTAAAACTGGATCTATTTTTTTTTTATATTTAGGTTTTTCAAATAGTTTTTTTTTCCATGTTCAACAAGGAACTCGTGCAGCATACAAAGAAATTTTAAAATTAGATGAGTCAAACTGCAATCAGTTGTTAAGAACAAAGTCTAAGTTCATTCGTATTTTAAAACACTTAACATTTGGAGACTATTTTACTGTTATGGGTGGTTTAATTTTAGTTGGTGCCTTATTAAATACTCTTAGTTGGTTTCACATTATTTTAGGTGTATTGCTCCCTATTAGGTGGGTGATTAGTTCAAGCATATTATGCAATTTATTAAAAAAAGTAAACTGA
- a CDS encoding NTP transferase domain-containing protein — MKAIILAAGQGKRLLPLTNELPKCLLEVKEKSLIEIILDRVSYAGIKDVIIVIGFGQSKIIDKFGTVYKGMDIEYIYNPIYAKTNCIYSLWLAREQLIDGGIIINGDTIFNENILKSLLSTKHKNAAVVDMNSTRLDEDAMKVTIKNNCISEISKNIPFETSQGHAIGVYKFSKEGMAEYFKEIETLVNSNITNINHLVPLNNFVNKYDLNIVSTNGLSWTEIDRLLDFKKAQRTFELIEQEEENIRLIEEAYKNVPIKEILIRRSIRMFKENDYINKQQIMTLLEAARWAPSAKNIQALEFIIIDDIDIKEKLSVYCQQIQPKVCPTSILVIGDLELAGRVGEISTHSCTTKERGQNMFIYMDAAAAIQNMLLTATALNIDSLWISSFNDKKIIDLFNLHSNWVPLALICLGHRTKPPFNPPKRSISERIYLNKFEERNKDFSYLEICKKINEENGEYIDAKNI, encoded by the coding sequence ATGAAAGCAATTATTTTGGCTGCGGGTCAAGGAAAACGATTATTGCCATTAACAAATGAACTTCCTAAATGTTTGTTAGAGGTTAAAGAAAAATCATTAATAGAAATAATTTTGGATAGGGTTAGTTACGCAGGAATCAAAGATGTAATTATTGTTATAGGTTTTGGTCAAAGTAAAATTATTGATAAATTTGGCACAGTTTATAAGGGAATGGATATTGAATATATATATAATCCAATTTATGCAAAAACAAATTGTATATATTCATTGTGGCTAGCTAGAGAACAACTGATTGATGGTGGCATAATAATTAATGGCGATACTATATTTAATGAAAACATATTAAAAAGTCTTTTGAGTACAAAACATAAAAATGCAGCAGTAGTAGATATGAATAGTACTCGGCTTGATGAAGATGCAATGAAAGTAACCATAAAAAATAATTGCATAAGTGAAATTTCTAAAAATATTCCATTTGAAACCTCTCAAGGTCATGCAATTGGAGTTTATAAATTTTCAAAAGAGGGCATGGCAGAATATTTTAAAGAAATTGAAACTCTGGTTAATTCTAACATCACAAATATAAACCATTTAGTACCTTTGAATAATTTTGTGAATAAATATGATTTAAACATAGTAAGCACTAATGGTTTAAGCTGGACTGAAATAGATAGACTTCTTGATTTTAAAAAAGCGCAAAGAACATTTGAATTAATCGAACAAGAAGAAGAAAATATTAGGCTTATTGAAGAAGCTTATAAAAACGTTCCTATAAAAGAAATTCTTATTAGGAGATCCATACGTATGTTCAAAGAAAATGATTATATAAATAAACAACAGATCATGACCTTGCTTGAAGCTGCAAGGTGGGCGCCATCTGCAAAGAACATTCAAGCGTTAGAATTTATTATTATAGATGATATTGATATTAAAGAAAAACTATCAGTATATTGTCAACAAATACAACCCAAAGTATGTCCTACCTCCATTCTTGTTATCGGAGATTTGGAATTGGCGGGAAGGGTAGGGGAAATTTCTACTCATTCATGCACGACAAAAGAAAGAGGACAAAATATGTTTATATATATGGATGCAGCAGCAGCAATACAGAATATGTTATTAACTGCCACAGCATTAAATATTGATTCTTTATGGATAAGTAGTTTTAATGATAAAAAAATTATAGATTTATTTAATTTGCATAGTAATTGGGTGCCTCTCGCGCTTATTTGTTTAGGACATAGAACTAAACCTCCATTCAATCCACCTAAACGATCAATTTCTGAAAGAATATACCTTAATAAATTTGAAGAAAGAAATAAAGATTTTTCATATTTAGAAATTTGTAAAAAAATCAATGAAGAAAATGGGGAGTATATTGATGCCAAAAATATTTAA
- a CDS encoding phosphocholine cytidylyltransferase family protein, whose protein sequence is MDALIICAGRGRRLKPITDVIPKPLVQIHQKNLLERVLEQLVFFNVKNVHIVVGYKKEQIKKNIGDRFSELKINYIHNPFYNKLNNLFSVWLCKPHLYGKKFILINGDIIFDKIILKTVLNSNLNNFSVIDTTKPIPEDSMKVRIKNNVLVDFGKKIKNPEGYTMGIHKFSKDGSKIFLTEIEEMLENGTDDYHHGAILNSLKKQKLIHHALIIKNVAWCEIDEIMDISKASNMFNT, encoded by the coding sequence ATGGACGCGTTAATAATTTGTGCAGGAAGAGGTAGAAGATTAAAACCCATAACAGATGTAATTCCGAAACCCCTCGTGCAAATTCATCAAAAAAATCTATTGGAAAGAGTTTTAGAACAACTAGTTTTTTTTAACGTAAAAAATGTCCATATTGTCGTAGGTTATAAAAAAGAGCAAATTAAAAAAAATATAGGTGATAGATTCAGTGAATTAAAAATAAATTATATTCACAACCCATTTTATAACAAACTAAACAATCTTTTTAGTGTCTGGTTATGTAAACCGCATCTTTACGGAAAGAAATTTATATTAATTAATGGAGACATCATATTTGATAAAATTATTTTAAAAACAGTTTTAAACTCAAATCTTAACAATTTTTCAGTTATTGATACCACAAAACCAATCCCAGAAGATAGCATGAAAGTTCGAATAAAAAATAATGTTTTAGTTGATTTTGGAAAAAAAATAAAAAATCCTGAAGGGTATACCATGGGAATTCATAAATTTTCGAAAGACGGTTCAAAAATTTTTTTAACTGAAATTGAGGAAATGTTGGAAAATGGAACTGATGATTATCATCATGGCGCAATATTGAATAGTTTAAAAAAACAAAAACTTATTCATCATGCGTTGATCATCAAAAATGTCGCATGGTGTGAAATAGATGAGATAATGGACATATCAAAAGCAAGTAACATGTTTAATACATAA
- a CDS encoding mannose-1-phosphate guanylyltransferase encodes MVLYAVILAGGVGSRFWPLSRKNLPKQCLNIVGDQSLIQNTVNILNPLISKNNFYISTVDVLSSILKEQVPFANLLIEPSPKNTAACIGFAAIYLLNKDPEATLLIETADHYYEKPAEYLNHLNDAIELTKKNKVVLLGIKPTFPATGFGYIEKENYLSIEPNSNSSVFSIKRFVEKPNENTARSYLNSGNYLWNSGIFISRADVLLEEFKKYLPMHYEQLLKIKSALESCDDEKINESIKQAFESFEKISIDYGIMEKSNNLLVLEGNFPWDDVGSWNSIGRINVPDGVGNVALSEYLSLNSKNNIIYSTEKKLITSIGVSDMIIVETKDSILVCTKKEAEKIKELTNLLKENNNNHLL; translated from the coding sequence ATGGTGCTGTATGCAGTAATTCTTGCAGGGGGAGTTGGATCGAGATTTTGGCCGTTATCTAGAAAAAATTTACCCAAACAATGTTTAAATATTGTAGGGGATCAATCTCTCATTCAAAATACTGTGAATATTCTAAATCCACTTATTTCCAAAAATAATTTTTATATTAGTACTGTGGATGTTTTATCTTCTATTTTAAAAGAACAAGTGCCGTTTGCAAATTTATTAATTGAACCCAGTCCTAAAAATACTGCTGCATGTATTGGATTTGCTGCAATTTATTTGTTAAATAAAGATCCTGAAGCAACACTTTTAATTGAAACTGCAGATCATTATTATGAAAAACCAGCTGAATATTTGAATCATTTGAATGATGCAATTGAGTTAACGAAAAAAAATAAAGTTGTACTTTTAGGTATTAAACCGACATTTCCTGCAACGGGATTTGGATACATCGAAAAAGAAAATTATTTATCTATAGAACCAAATTCAAATTCGTCCGTGTTTTCAATAAAACGGTTTGTAGAAAAACCTAATGAAAATACTGCACGATCATATTTAAATTCGGGTAATTATTTGTGGAATAGTGGTATTTTTATTTCACGTGCAGATGTGCTTTTAGAGGAATTCAAAAAATATTTGCCTATGCACTATGAACAGTTATTAAAAATAAAATCTGCTTTAGAAAGTTGCGATGATGAGAAAATAAATGAATCAATAAAACAAGCATTTGAATCTTTTGAAAAAATTTCTATCGATTATGGGATTATGGAAAAATCAAATAATCTTTTGGTATTAGAAGGTAACTTTCCTTGGGATGATGTGGGAAGTTGGAATTCAATAGGGCGAATAAATGTTCCTGATGGGGTGGGCAATGTAGCCTTGTCTGAATATTTAAGTCTGAATTCTAAAAATAATATAATATATTCGACTGAAAAAAAACTCATAACTTCAATTGGGGTGTCTGATATGATTATTGTTGAAACAAAAGATTCTATTCTTGTTTGCACAAAAAAAGAAGCTGAAAAAATAAAAGAATTAACAAATTTATTAAAAGAGAATAATAATAATCACTTGTTATAA
- a CDS encoding ATP-binding protein yields the protein MSRDIVIGRSKKDHEKFGLKGTVFLGKQYIKMGRVTALSNPVYLDVAGAHVVFICGKRGGGKSYTMGVIAEGVADMPQDVRQNLNFIFLDTMGVYWTMKYANKHETDLLEEWGLKPHTLDIVIFTPKDYYKIYKEKGIPTDVPFSLKPSTLDGSDWCMTFGISENDPMGILLGRVTHQLKKLKGEDYSIQDLIDAVQSDDRSEQQIKDSLENRLMSTESWGLFDTHGTELSELTKGGQITILDVSCYATLPGGWKIKHLIVGIIAKKMFIQRMVQRKQEEYDEIKSEVDFFTSDKKMKQDMPLVWLVIDEAHEFLPIDPADKNPATDPLVIIMREGRQPGISLILATQQPGKIHTDVMTQSDTVLSHRITARLDTDALGKLMQSYMRTGLAQELDNLPRLKGSALIFDDTNEKLFPIKVRPRFTWHGGSSPTAVKEDKKKF from the coding sequence ATGAGTAGAGATATAGTAATAGGTAGAAGTAAAAAAGACCATGAAAAATTTGGTTTAAAAGGAACAGTATTCTTAGGCAAACAATATATCAAAATGGGTCGCGTTACGGCACTTTCAAATCCTGTCTATTTAGATGTTGCAGGAGCTCACGTCGTATTCATATGCGGTAAAAGAGGCGGCGGTAAATCATATACTATGGGAGTAATTGCCGAAGGAGTTGCAGATATGCCCCAAGATGTGCGTCAAAATCTTAACTTTATTTTTCTTGACACAATGGGCGTTTATTGGACCATGAAGTATGCCAACAAACACGAAACTGATTTGTTAGAAGAATGGGGGCTCAAACCACATACATTAGATATAGTAATATTTACTCCAAAAGATTATTACAAAATATATAAAGAAAAAGGGATTCCCACAGATGTACCATTTAGTTTAAAACCATCAACTCTTGATGGAAGTGATTGGTGCATGACATTTGGGATTAGCGAAAATGATCCAATGGGAATTTTACTTGGAAGAGTCACACACCAACTAAAAAAATTAAAAGGGGAAGATTATAGCATACAAGATTTAATTGATGCAGTCCAATCAGATGATAGAAGTGAACAACAAATAAAAGATTCATTAGAAAATAGACTAATGAGTACTGAAAGTTGGGGACTGTTTGATACACATGGAACTGAGTTAAGTGAACTGACAAAAGGAGGCCAAATTACCATCCTCGACGTAAGTTGTTATGCAACACTTCCCGGCGGGTGGAAAATAAAACATTTGATTGTAGGAATAATTGCAAAAAAAATGTTTATTCAACGAATGGTTCAACGTAAACAAGAAGAATATGATGAAATCAAATCGGAAGTTGACTTTTTTACTTCTGACAAAAAAATGAAACAAGATATGCCACTTGTTTGGTTAGTTATTGACGAAGCACACGAATTTTTACCAATTGATCCGGCAGATAAAAACCCTGCAACAGATCCCCTAGTCATAATTATGCGAGAAGGAAGACAACCAGGAATTAGTTTAATTCTTGCAACTCAACAACCAGGAAAAATACATACAGATGTAATGACTCAAAGCGATACAGTATTATCTCATCGAATTACTGCAAGACTTGATACTGATGCACTTGGAAAACTCATGCAAAGTTATATGCGAACGGGACTTGCCCAAGAATTAGATAATTTACCAAGACTAAAAGGAAGTGCGCTTATCTTTGATGATACCAATGAAAAACTATTTCCAATAAAAGTTAGACCTAGATTTACTTGGCATGGAGGATCAAGTCCAACTGCAGTAAAAGAAGATAAAAAGAAATTCTAA
- the argF gene encoding ornithine carbamoyltransferase, producing MKEDLLDLRNLTKNKIKELIDLALDIKQNPEKYNSKLNKKTLLMIFEKPSLRTRVSFETGMTQMGGHAIYYDLSTSPMGKKECIADTAKTASRYVEIIMARLFKHENITQLAKNSSIPIINALTNFSHPCQILSDLLTITEKKCQLNGLKLTYLGDANNNVTHSLLFGCAAAGINITVSCPSEEGFSPLPEVLDKSKNMAQITGSTIEVNNDPKQAVKNADIIYTDSWMSYHIKDEEKEKRFKILIPYQVNNELLQLAKEDVIFMNCLPAMRGMEQTAEVIDGLQSVVFDQAENRLHMQKAIILNLLKIK from the coding sequence ATGAAAGAAGATTTGTTAGACTTACGCAATTTAACTAAAAATAAAATAAAAGAACTTATTGATCTTGCGTTAGACATAAAACAAAATCCTGAAAAATATAATTCAAAATTAAATAAAAAAACACTTTTAATGATATTTGAAAAACCAAGTTTACGAACAAGAGTTAGTTTTGAAACTGGAATGACTCAGATGGGAGGACATGCAATTTATTATGATTTATCCACCTCCCCAATGGGCAAAAAAGAATGTATCGCAGATACTGCAAAAACTGCTTCTCGCTATGTTGAAATAATAATGGCAAGATTATTTAAACATGAAAATATAACCCAATTAGCAAAAAATTCGTCAATCCCCATAATTAATGCTTTAACTAATTTTTCACACCCATGTCAAATATTATCTGATTTGTTAACTATAACCGAAAAAAAATGTCAACTTAATGGACTAAAATTGACGTATCTGGGTGATGCTAACAATAATGTTACCCATTCACTTTTATTTGGTTGTGCTGCAGCAGGAATCAATATCACAGTAAGTTGTCCGTCTGAAGAAGGGTTCTCACCTTTGCCGGAAGTGCTAGACAAATCTAAAAATATGGCACAAATAACCGGTTCGACAATTGAAGTTAATAATGATCCGAAACAAGCAGTAAAAAATGCAGATATTATTTATACTGATTCTTGGATGTCATATCACATAAAAGATGAAGAAAAAGAAAAAAGATTTAAAATTTTAATTCCATATCAAGTAAATAATGAATTATTACAACTTGCAAAAGAAGATGTAATTTTTATGAATTGTTTACCTGCAATGAGAGGGATGGAACAAACTGCAGAAGTAATTGATGGACTCCAAAGCGTTGTTTTTGACCAAGCAGAAAATAGACTACACATGCAAAAAGCAATCATACTTAACTTATTAAAAATTAAATAA
- a CDS encoding carbamoyltransferase, whose protein sequence is MYVLGISCYYHDSSAALMKNGKIVAAAEEERFTRKKHDTSFPINAINYCLKSQKISINDVAHLGFYEKPFLKFERVLYQHLQGFPKSLKTFLSSMPSWINQKLRIMKKIRKDLKYKKDVLFIEHHLAHAASSFLVSPFKKAAILTVDGVGEWTTTTYGEGNENNIELLKELRFPHSVGLLYSTITAYMGFSVNNSEYKVMGLAPYGDMNRKTNQFYKKLLKVVDIKQDGSFRFDMSYFVFQHADKMPSKKLCNLLGGPIEQRDAQMTPRYMNLAAGVQLITEDILTNMLNHLHKVTKCDNLVMGGGVALNSVYNGKILRNTPFKKIWIQPNASDGGTSIGVATYIYNTIFGNSRTYTLTNAYLGPSFSTQDVEKYLKKNKIIYSKFKNDLELVKTTAKLISKNNVVGWFQYGMEWGPRALGSRSILANPCNPEAKELLNSKVKHREKFRPFAPVVCEDDALTYFDCDKPVPEPTDYMLMVYPVFKKWHKLIPSVTHVDGSGRLQTIRRKQNHLYYDTIKEFGKLSGVPILINTSFNIRGEPIVCTPHDAYKCMMGTGIDYLVIDKFIVKRNDNPEDMWDSEKYAKD, encoded by the coding sequence ATGTATGTATTAGGAATAAGTTGTTATTATCACGATTCATCTGCTGCATTGATGAAAAATGGAAAAATTGTGGCTGCTGCAGAAGAAGAAAGATTTACTAGAAAAAAACATGATACGTCATTTCCAATAAATGCAATAAATTACTGCCTTAAAAGTCAAAAAATTTCAATAAATGATGTGGCACATTTAGGTTTTTATGAAAAACCCTTTTTAAAATTTGAAAGAGTACTATACCAACACCTACAGGGATTTCCTAAAAGTTTGAAAACATTCTTAAGTTCTATGCCTTCATGGATAAATCAAAAATTAAGAATAATGAAAAAAATAAGAAAAGATTTAAAATATAAAAAAGACGTTTTGTTTATTGAACATCATCTTGCGCATGCAGCAAGTTCATTCTTAGTTAGTCCATTTAAAAAAGCAGCAATACTAACAGTTGATGGCGTAGGGGAATGGACTACAACCACATATGGCGAAGGAAACGAAAATAATATTGAATTATTAAAAGAACTTAGATTTCCTCATTCAGTAGGATTACTTTACTCAACAATTACCGCGTATATGGGATTTAGCGTCAATAATTCAGAATACAAAGTTATGGGTTTAGCACCCTATGGAGACATGAATCGCAAAACAAATCAATTTTATAAAAAATTATTAAAAGTGGTTGACATCAAACAAGATGGCAGTTTCAGATTTGATATGAGCTATTTTGTGTTTCAACATGCAGACAAAATGCCCTCAAAAAAATTATGTAATCTTCTTGGCGGCCCAATCGAACAAAGAGATGCTCAAATGACTCCGAGATACATGAATCTTGCAGCAGGAGTGCAATTAATAACTGAAGACATACTAACAAATATGTTAAATCACCTGCATAAAGTTACTAAATGTGATAATTTAGTTATGGGTGGAGGAGTTGCGTTAAATAGCGTGTATAATGGAAAAATATTAAGAAATACCCCCTTCAAAAAAATATGGATTCAACCTAATGCTTCAGATGGGGGGACCAGTATAGGTGTTGCAACATACATTTACAACACAATTTTTGGAAATTCTCGAACTTATACTTTAACTAATGCATATTTAGGGCCTTCATTTTCAACACAAGACGTAGAAAAATATTTGAAAAAAAATAAAATTATATATTCTAAATTTAAAAATGATTTGGAACTTGTTAAAACAACTGCAAAACTCATTTCAAAAAATAACGTAGTTGGTTGGTTTCAATACGGGATGGAATGGGGTCCAAGAGCATTAGGCTCCAGAAGCATTTTAGCAAATCCTTGTAACCCTGAAGCAAAGGAATTACTTAATAGCAAAGTAAAACATCGTGAAAAATTCAGACCATTTGCGCCAGTTGTTTGCGAAGATGATGCGCTAACTTATTTTGATTGTGATAAACCAGTACCCGAACCCACAGATTATATGTTAATGGTTTATCCAGTTTTTAAAAAATGGCATAAATTAATCCCATCAGTTACTCACGTTGATGGATCAGGAAGATTACAAACAATACGAAGAAAACAAAACCATCTTTATTATGATACCATCAAAGAATTTGGTAAACTCAGCGGAGTTCCAATTTTAATTAATACCTCATTTAATATTAGAGGAGAACCAATTGTTTGCACACCTCATGATGCTTATAAATGTATGATGGGCACCGGAATTGATTACCTAGTTATTGATAAATTCATAGTCAAAAGAAACGATAATCCAGAAGATATGTGGGACAGTGAAAAATATGCGAAAGACTAA
- a CDS encoding SGNH/GDSL hydrolase family protein — translation MRKTKKKKSRSLKNFLINILLLFAVSFICVIIIEGGLRIILNDSITIRTKYHDTYVYTFNPDQINQKYNSPDHDLPFVYTTTKEGWLGPQFEYDQKINKTKRVLVIGDSFTSQLNLKSYDHIFSELVESQLTDTDVVTIGVGSYAFDNEYKIFENELEKYNPDLVIFATFINDLYDTTRNNVFILNNNTLKDITPRQIPLIRKALFLCRQKSYLCNMLTNNIIIKHANKLNKITNFLKISDIKRDVSLQYKIWGMPDELFLENLTNVPTTIKTAHTKTDLILSKIKKISKTKNLTVVFMLIPIKEQIDSRKKSEFFNKYPKLDSINFNFSKPYNTIKKMLINKKFTIINLEPLFIEKNKNNSHYFEIDGHWNEKGHELAAEVLKQYLLSKGFE, via the coding sequence ATGCGAAAGACTAAAAAAAAAAAATCTCGCAGTTTAAAAAATTTTTTAATTAATATTTTATTATTGTTTGCAGTTTCTTTTATTTGTGTGATTATTATTGAAGGAGGATTGCGAATAATTTTAAATGACTCAATTACTATTCGAACAAAATATCATGACACATATGTTTACACATTTAATCCTGACCAAATAAATCAAAAATACAATTCTCCAGATCATGACTTACCATTTGTTTATACTACTACCAAAGAGGGTTGGTTAGGCCCCCAATTCGAATATGATCAAAAAATTAATAAAACTAAAAGAGTTTTAGTTATTGGGGATTCATTCACCTCACAATTAAATCTTAAAAGCTATGATCATATATTTTCTGAGCTTGTTGAAAGTCAACTTACAGACACAGATGTGGTAACCATAGGGGTTGGAAGTTATGCATTCGATAATGAATATAAAATATTTGAAAATGAACTTGAAAAATATAACCCTGATTTAGTAATTTTTGCGACTTTTATCAATGATTTATATGACACAACCAGAAATAACGTATTTATTTTAAACAATAATACTTTAAAAGATATTACTCCAAGACAAATACCCCTTATAAGAAAAGCACTCTTTCTTTGCAGACAAAAATCTTATTTGTGTAATATGTTAACTAATAACATAATAATAAAACATGCAAATAAACTTAATAAAATAACTAATTTTCTTAAAATATCGGATATAAAAAGAGATGTATCCCTCCAATATAAAATATGGGGGATGCCAGATGAATTATTTTTAGAAAATTTAACTAATGTTCCTACCACAATTAAAACCGCACACACCAAAACTGATTTAATTTTATCAAAAATAAAAAAAATTAGTAAAACAAAAAATTTGACTGTAGTTTTTATGCTCATCCCAATTAAAGAGCAAATAGATTCACGAAAAAAATCTGAGTTTTTTAATAAATATCCTAAACTTGATTCAATAAACTTTAATTTCAGTAAACCTTATAATACCATAAAAAAAATGTTAATTAATAAAAAATTTACTATCATAAATTTAGAACCACTATTTATAGAAAAAAATAAAAATAATAGCCATTATTTTGAAATTGATGGT